In Leptospira selangorensis, the following are encoded in one genomic region:
- a CDS encoding DUF4345 family protein, which translates to MQTHSISDQTGSLIGWITKIFLALNLAVYAGFTIAFLLFPVPLANSIGYTIHSSAALADFRAMYSGLCFGVGLIVYYGLIKPEFKTQAILLSVASAAGLFIARLYTLFLDGPGNEYIYLSMATEIASVFLGAWLLRKN; encoded by the coding sequence ATGCAAACTCACTCTATTTCAGATCAAACCGGTTCACTTATAGGTTGGATCACTAAAATTTTTCTGGCTTTAAACTTGGCAGTGTATGCCGGATTTACTATAGCCTTCCTTCTATTTCCGGTTCCTTTAGCGAATTCGATCGGGTATACGATCCATTCAAGTGCAGCGCTTGCGGACTTCAGGGCAATGTATTCAGGTTTATGTTTCGGGGTTGGACTGATAGTATATTATGGTTTAATAAAACCTGAGTTCAAGACCCAGGCTATTCTTCTTTCCGTTGCGAGTGCTGCAGGATTGTTTATAGCAAGACTATACACCCTATTCTTGGACGGGCCAGGGAATGAGTATATTTATCTGAGTATGGCTACCGAAATTGCTTCCGTATTCTTGGGGGCTTGGCTTTTAAGAAAAAATTAA